The Macadamia integrifolia cultivar HAES 741 chromosome 4, SCU_Mint_v3, whole genome shotgun sequence genome contains the following window.
ATTAATAATCCCACTCGTAATTGAGCAATTAGCATGCACATCCCACCTCAACATGTGAGAGAGATTCTTAACTTAGCGGAAGAAGGGGAGGGCCGGACCGGAACTTCCCATAAAAGCCTCTCCAGCAGGACCTTACCTCATGtgatagataaaaaaaaaaaaaaaaaaaggagacatAATTGTTATAAGCAAAGGTGAATCTGAACTTATCACCATCAATAAATCAAATTAACTGCAACTAAAAGTGGACCTTCATGACAAACTAGAACAGTTCAAATCAGTGATCCATATATTTATTAAGAAACCATTTAATTAAACTTATCCCATGCTCTCTATCTCTAGATCGATCTAACTAAGGCCATTTTGCTACAAGTTTGGAGTCACTAGGGTTCTTTGTGTCTACAACATAAACCTCTTGAGATCCAACAAGAGAAGTGCAGTCTGTGCAATAATCTCTTTCTGCAAAATAAACGTCTCCATGAGTGCTTACATTTTTTCCATCCCTTACATATGAGAAGTCAcaatagaagagagaggaagTCCAAATATTTTGACAGAAGGTCCATGTGAATTCCTGATTGAAGTCCAGTGATTGCTTTCCAAGATCGTCGTCCGCTGATGCACAGTGCAAATACAATTTCTTTCCTTCACCCAATTTGTTTTGCACTCTAACATGAATTCTTGGAGTAGTGAAGCACCCACAAACCCAAGGTGACGAGTACTCCATCATCACACCAACTATGATCAGAACAGGAATGATACTTCTGGAACCACCCATTCTATTAGACCGTTAATTTGTGATAGGACTGaatgggatatatatatatatatatatatatatgagtgtAAGCTTAATTGCTATATAAAGATAATAATAACGAGGAAACATTCCATAAATACAAgatatgatataaggtatagtGAGAAAGAGAATATATGCATGCCACATGGAGCTAGCTATTTTGGGTAAGGTAATATAGGGTTAATAAAATATATGGGATTGCACAtggcatttattttttatctcaaCTTTTTATAATGACCACTTGAAATGATACCATTTTCTACTCCGTCATTGTTGAGGCATGTAGATTCCTTCCAATATTGTGTCGATACATTACAAAGAATCttttcccaataaataaatagtaaTCTTCATTGGTTATATGTTCAGAGAGTTGGAGTAACTTGTACCTCTCTTTAATCTTGTTTATGGGTTATAGCCTTAGATAATGCGTTTTCATTGGTTCTCATGCATGCACAGAAACCCTGTTTCGTCACCAGAAACATTTCCCCTATtttcaaatattatttttaattaatgtaaaaaataaaaaattaaaaaaaaaaaaaaaatcctcgaGAGAGAACGTAGGATACCATGGACCTGGACCCTCTAGGCCTCTAATGTGATTTTAGAAACCAGCTAgtcatctttattttatttttttttttttttttttttttgggaagtgTATATTTATTCTGTTCTGCGCCTTACTAACGCCATCATCTTTAGAGGAGAAGTAATCGAGAAATTAAGACTTTCCTTAGATTGTAAAACAGGTTTTAGAAATAGGATTATTcctttaaaagaagaaaagcttAGATTAAGTAGAGACCCACTCCTCACGTTACtaataagaaaaagagtaaTTAAGTTTTGAGGGTGTAGAGATTGGGTAAATTTCTCAAACTCTCTCCACCATTTAATTTTGGGTCAAGTTTTCTCACATCCACGGTCAAGGAACGATCAATGGAGAATACCTTGATCAAGGAGTTCAGATGGTCTCCATCAAGTCTTTTAGACGTGTACGTAGGTAGGTAATGAAACAACATTACTGGCCTGCTTTCAAGATGCTAGGCTTGACCAAAAATCCTCAAGCTCTTTCcagcatttcattctagacctaaTTTTCTCATATCCACTGTCAATGGAAAATCCCTTGATcgagggtaggggtgtcaaaacctaagtCTAACCAGTAAAACAATTAGaccaaactaaaaataaaatggatcaaATTGATCCGAAACCTTATTGGGCCGGTTTCGATTTTAGATATTATAActccaaaatcaaaccgaatgaacccaaaatcaaaccggTTGAAATATTCCTAATTGTAGTCCAGTGCCTTCTCTCCGAGATCATCATCCTTTGATTCACATTGCAAATGCAATTTCTTTCCTGGACCCAAATTGTTTTGCACTGTTACAAGAACAATTCCTTTCATACCAGACACCAAAGATGAAGAGTACTCCATCATCACAGCAAGAATGATCAGAACAGGAATGGTTCTAGTAACACCACCCCTTTTGTTCCTGGTCTATTTTTTCTGAGCTTTAATTCTTCTCCCACATAAGTAGAATAGTTTTGATTCATCTCTTGTAGGATCCCAAGGCTAAGCTTATGTATTTCTCTTCTCTACTACCCATTTTTGAGGTAGAGAATTGTTAATTTAGTCTCTTTTCCAGAGATGGTTGTGTGGATGACTGCAtggtttaaagtttttttttttttttttttttNNNNNNNNNNNNNNNNNNNNNNNNNNNNNNNNNNNNNNNNNNNNNNNNNNNNNNNNNNNNNNNNNNNNNNNNN
Protein-coding sequences here:
- the LOC122076388 gene encoding S-protein homolog 5-like, whose translation is MGGSRSIIPVLIIVGVMMEYSSPWVCGCFTTPRIHVRVQNKLGEGKKLYLHCASADDDLGKQSLDFNQEFTWTFCQNIWTSSLFYCDFSYVRDGKNVSTHGDVYFAERDYCTDCTSLVGSQEVYVVDTKNPSDSKLVAKWP